In one window of Chelmon rostratus isolate fCheRos1 chromosome 19, fCheRos1.pri, whole genome shotgun sequence DNA:
- the rnf170 gene encoding E3 ubiquitin-protein ligase RNF170, producing MMEDNQCGDLDYLIQDEDTLIEGVSNQVLFVVVLSVTFLAGLLTLLCRQEEQNIHPENQEHVRAVRQQLQTEQDENSQAETRQQYYTDMSCPVCLQQAVLPVETNCGHLFCGSCIIAYWRYGTWLGAINCPICRQMVTLLFPLFHEHATPQRVQDGDAEPLLILRDINDYNRRFSGQPRSLMDRLRDVPTLLRHAFREMFSVGGLFWMFRIRILLCLVGALTYLASPLDILPEALFGLLGFMDDFFVILLLFVYISIMYREVVTQRLNG from the exons ATGATGGAGGACAATCAATGTGGGGACTTGGACTACCTGATCCAAGATGAGGACACCCTCATTGAGGGTGTCAGCAACCAGGTCTTGTTTGTTGTGGTGCTCAGTGTCACCTTCCTTGCAGGCCTCctcactctgctctgcag ACAAGAGGAGCAGAACATTCATCCAGAGAATCAGGAGCATGTTCGAGCCGTTCGACAACAGCTCCAAACAGAGCAG gatGAAAATTCTCAGGCGGAGACCAGGCAGCAGTATTACACAGACATGTCTTGTCCTGTGTGTTTACAACAGGCTGTTCTGCCAGTGGAAACCAATTGTGGACACCTTTTCTGTG GCTCCTGCATTATAGCTTACTGGAGGTATGGCACCTGGCTGGGTGCTATCAACTGCCCCATCTGCAGACAAATG GTAACGTTGCTCTTCCCACTATTTCATGAGCACGCCACTCCTCAGAGGGTCCAGGATGGCGATGCAGAACCTCTGCTGATATTAAGAGACATTAATGATTACAACCGCAGGTTCTCAGGCCAGCCGAGATCT TTAATGGACAGGCTGCGAGATGTGCCCACCCTGCTGCGTCATGCCTTTAGGGAGATGTTTTCCGTGGGCGGCCTCTTCTGGATGTTCAGGATTCGAATTCTCCTCTGCCTGGTTGGTGCACTCACCTACCTGGCCTCGCCGCTCGACATCCTCCCCGAGGCACTTTTCGGCCTCCTGGGATTCATGGACGATTTCTTTGTGATCCTACTCCTCTTTGTGTACATCTCCATCATGTACAGAGAGGTGGTCACACAGAGACTGAATGGCTAG
- the gpn3 gene encoding GPN-loop GTPase 3 has translation MPRYAQLVMGPAGSGKSTYCSTMVQHSESLNRSVQVVNLDPAAEHFDYPVMADIRELIQVDDVMEDQSLRFGPNGGLVFCMEYFANNFDWLEESLGHVEDDYILFDCPGQIELYTHLPVMRQLVEQLQQWEFRVCGVFLVDSQFMVESFKFISGVMAALSAMVSLEIPQVNIMTKMDLLSPKAKKEIEKYLDPDMYSMMEDNSDTIRSTKFKKLTQAICGLIDDYSMVRFLPFDRTDEEGINIVLQHIDFSIQYGEDLEFKEPKEVDEEPGNVNYDEIFQDKVDS, from the exons ATGCCTCGTTATGCACAGCTAGTGATGGGCCCGGCGGGAAGCGGTAAG AGTACCTACTGCTCCACTATGGTCCAGCATTCAGAGTCCCTAAACCGCTCAGTTCAGGTGGTCAATCTGGACCCGGCGGCTGAGCACTTTGACTATCCTGTCATGGCAG ACATCCGCGAGCTAATCCAGGTGGATGACGTGATGGAAGACCAGTCTCTCAGATTCGGTCCTAATGGAGGCCTGGTCTTCTGCATGGAGTACTTTGCCAACAACTTTGACTGGCTGGAGGAAAGCCTGGGTCATGTAGAAGATGACTACATACTGTTTGACTGCCCAG GTCAGATTGAACTTTACACACACCTCCCTGTAATGAGGCAGCTGgtggagcagctccagcagtggGAGTTTCGGGTGTGTGGAGTCTTTCTGGTAGACTCCCAGTTCATGGTGGAGTCTTTTAAG TTCATCTCAGGAGTCATGGCTGCCCTGAGTGCCATGGTGTCATTAGAGATCCCTCAAGTAAACATTATGACAAAAATGGACCTGCTTAGCCctaaagcaaagaaagaaattgAAAA GTACCTGGACCCAGACATGTACTCAATGATGGAAGATAACTCGGATACCATCAGAAGCACAAAGTTCAAGAAGCTGACTCAAGCCATCTGTGGTCTG attgaTGACTACAGTATGGTGAGATTCCTGCCTTTTGACCGCACCGATGAGGAAGGTATTAACATAGTACTACAACACATTGACTTCTCCATACAGTATGGTGAGGACCTGGAGTTCAAGGAGCCAAAG GAGGTTGATGAAGAGCCTGGTAATGTAAATTATGATGAGATTTTTCAAGACAAAGTGGACAGCTGA